The Streptomyces sp. NL15-2K genome contains a region encoding:
- a CDS encoding substrate-binding domain-containing protein has protein sequence MNTRTSRCALAVAAGSLTLSLTACGALGVSSGSSEASPTKGNDITVGLLLPEKANTRYDKFDYPIIKEKVATLTKKQGTVDYANADASASRQAEQLQKMIDDQVDVILLDAVDAHAIADGVKKAKDAGIPVLAYDRLAEGPIDAYVSFDNALVGEVQGRSLLEALGDDIDTSDKIVMMNGSLTDPNAKQFKTGALSELQGQVTIAKQYDTTDWKPENAESNMLMAISAIGANNIAGVYSANDGMAGGIIKALKTAGVDKLPPITGQDAELAAVQRIVTGEQYMSVYKPYPNEAEAAAEMAVAKVQGRGIQFDALASDRVDSPTDKDIPAQLLPVVALTKGNIKSTVIRDGIYKVSDICTGKIESACEAAGLK, from the coding sequence GTGAACACCCGTACCAGTCGTTGCGCCCTGGCAGTGGCCGCAGGTTCCCTCACGCTTTCGCTGACGGCCTGCGGGGCGCTGGGAGTCAGCAGCGGCAGCAGTGAGGCCAGCCCGACCAAGGGCAACGACATCACCGTGGGGCTGCTGCTTCCGGAGAAGGCGAATACGCGGTACGACAAGTTCGACTACCCGATCATCAAGGAGAAGGTCGCCACCCTCACCAAGAAGCAGGGCACGGTCGACTACGCCAACGCCGACGCGAGCGCGAGCAGGCAGGCCGAGCAGCTGCAGAAGATGATCGACGACCAGGTCGACGTGATCCTGCTGGACGCCGTGGACGCGCACGCGATCGCGGACGGTGTGAAGAAGGCGAAGGACGCGGGCATCCCGGTCCTCGCCTACGACCGGCTGGCCGAGGGCCCCATCGACGCGTACGTCTCCTTCGACAACGCGCTGGTCGGCGAGGTGCAGGGCCGCTCCCTGCTCGAAGCCCTGGGTGACGACATCGACACCTCCGACAAGATCGTCATGATGAACGGCTCGCTCACCGACCCCAACGCCAAGCAGTTCAAGACGGGCGCGCTCTCCGAGCTGCAGGGCCAGGTGACGATCGCCAAGCAGTACGACACCACGGACTGGAAGCCGGAGAACGCCGAGTCCAACATGCTGATGGCGATCTCGGCGATCGGCGCGAACAACATCGCCGGCGTCTACTCCGCCAACGACGGCATGGCCGGCGGCATCATCAAGGCCCTGAAGACGGCGGGCGTGGACAAACTGCCGCCGATCACCGGCCAGGACGCGGAGCTGGCCGCGGTGCAGCGGATCGTCACGGGCGAGCAGTACATGAGCGTGTACAAGCCGTACCCGAACGAGGCCGAGGCCGCGGCGGAGATGGCCGTGGCGAAGGTCCAGGGCAGGGGCATCCAGTTCGACGCGCTGGCCTCGGACCGGGTGGACAGCCCCACGGACAAGGACATCCCCGCACAGCTGCTCCCCGTGGTCGCCCTGACGAAGGGCAACATCAAGTCCACGGTCATCCGGGACGGCATCTACAAGGTGTCCGACATTTGCACGGGCAAGATCGAGAGCGCGTGTGAGGCGGCTGGGCTGAAGTAG
- a CDS encoding DUF397 domain-containing protein, translated as MPELNWQKSTFSGGPEGDCLNVATTPDGTIRLRESDTPDVILATAPAGLATLLQYLKDR; from the coding sequence ATGCCCGAACTGAACTGGCAGAAGTCGACGTTCAGCGGCGGCCCGGAGGGAGACTGCCTCAACGTCGCCACCACCCCCGACGGAACGATCCGCCTCCGCGAGAGCGACACCCCGGACGTCATCCTGGCCACCGCCCCCGCCGGACTCGCCACCCTCCTGCAATACCTCAAGGACCGGTAG
- a CDS encoding helix-turn-helix transcriptional regulator produces the protein MGLRTTISERQRRLGVELKQLREQAGLSAADAAQRIRMSRTQLSHIELGRTSILTERLLELCHTYGCMDEPYIDALVSMSEATGKGWWSGYRKRRGPGALNLAEMEANAVALRTHQSLFIPGLFQTAEYARAIFASPALGVDDIEEALEFRLARQRVLTGGSPPAVHAVIHEAALHLRFGSSQTVREQLLHLIELARLPHVTIQVYPFTAQAYSALSGNFVHLIPENPRLGTVVLEQPTGDQYLTEPERLEQYGAFFARLADNALAPIDVSPAPEAHSAKDSLALIQHLLYTL, from the coding sequence GTGGGACTACGCACCACCATCAGCGAACGTCAGCGCCGCCTCGGCGTCGAACTCAAACAACTGCGCGAACAGGCGGGGTTGAGCGCTGCTGACGCCGCTCAGCGCATCCGCATGAGCCGGACTCAACTGAGCCACATCGAGCTGGGCCGCACATCGATCCTGACCGAGCGACTCTTGGAGCTGTGCCACACGTACGGTTGCATGGATGAGCCCTATATTGACGCGCTGGTCTCTATGTCCGAGGCGACCGGCAAGGGCTGGTGGAGCGGATACAGGAAGCGAAGAGGGCCTGGAGCCCTCAACTTGGCAGAGATGGAGGCGAATGCCGTCGCCCTGCGAACGCACCAGTCACTGTTCATCCCCGGCCTTTTCCAGACCGCCGAGTATGCGCGAGCCATCTTCGCGAGCCCGGCTCTGGGCGTCGACGACATCGAGGAGGCACTGGAGTTCCGCCTGGCACGACAGCGCGTCCTCACCGGTGGCAGCCCTCCGGCCGTGCACGCGGTGATCCACGAAGCCGCTCTCCACCTACGCTTCGGCAGTTCTCAGACCGTGCGCGAGCAGTTGCTCCACCTGATCGAACTCGCGCGGCTCCCCCATGTGACCATCCAGGTCTATCCGTTCACCGCTCAGGCCTATTCGGCACTCAGCGGCAACTTCGTTCACCTGATTCCCGAGAACCCGCGTCTCGGCACCGTCGTCCTGGAACAGCCAACAGGCGACCAGTACTTGACGGAGCCGGAGCGCCTTGAGCAGTACGGCGCTTTCTTCGCGCGCCTGGCTGATAACGCCCTCGCCCCCATCGACGTATCGCCAGCTCCTGAAGCACACTCGGCGAAGGACTCGCTGGCCCTCATCCAGCACCTGCTCTACACGCTCTAG
- a CDS encoding ATP-binding protein, whose amino-acid sequence MDPSRRAAHRPAQLTYEYSLFAPGDATSPRICRDFVRAVLFTHDREPLVMPAALCTSELVTNVHLHTKGSTMLRVRLAPAGLRVGVFDESADPPVVTHPAAGAVACWGRGLALVAEMADRWGVVADRAGRYAKGVWFELGGVGGAFRSRSNG is encoded by the coding sequence ATGGACCCATCCCGCCGTGCCGCGCACCGCCCCGCCCAACTCACCTACGAATACAGCCTGTTCGCCCCCGGCGACGCCACCTCACCCCGCATCTGCCGAGACTTCGTACGTGCCGTCCTCTTCACCCACGACCGCGAGCCACTCGTCATGCCCGCCGCCCTCTGCACCTCGGAACTTGTCACCAACGTGCACCTGCACACCAAGGGCTCCACGATGCTCCGCGTCCGCCTCGCCCCGGCCGGTCTCCGGGTCGGAGTGTTCGACGAGAGCGCCGACCCGCCCGTGGTCACGCACCCCGCGGCCGGGGCGGTCGCCTGCTGGGGAAGAGGGCTCGCGCTCGTCGCGGAGATGGCGGACAGGTGGGGCGTGGTGGCGGACCGGGCGGGGCGGTATGCGAAGGGGGTGTGGTTCGAGCTGGGCGGGGTCGGGGGAGCG